One Sphingobacteriales bacterium DNA segment encodes these proteins:
- a CDS encoding DKNYY domain-containing protein: MYRYRFNCRKHYRKNCTLIFYCLEIIRTQVKMKTSIIIGIVLIIVLIISSCGTGYTKKNGQWVWVTNDENFGSRNHWIEGIDNNSFKVLKQNKNFGADNHAVYFKGKKINYATPDGFTPLTNNEYGYAKDNYRVFLDNEVILKADPKTFIVLEFPYARDGEHIFNGNLPMNLNKNELDEFKVTNKDKYMKGTKSISLLSEFLKFNPDYQWIENLEDIEVKWVITGPGGTAETNTKKFIGLQEAK, translated from the coding sequence ATTTATAGGTATCGTTTTAATTGCCGGAAGCATTATCGTAAAAATTGCACGCTAATTTTTTATTGCTTAGAAATTATTAGAACCCAAGTAAAAATGAAAACAAGTATCATCATCGGAATCGTACTCATAATTGTCTTAATCATTTCATCATGCGGCACAGGCTACACCAAAAAAAACGGGCAATGGGTTTGGGTAACCAACGACGAAAATTTTGGCAGCCGAAACCATTGGATAGAGGGCATAGATAACAACAGTTTTAAAGTTTTAAAGCAGAATAAAAATTTTGGAGCCGACAACCACGCTGTTTACTTTAAAGGCAAAAAAATTAATTACGCCACTCCCGACGGCTTTACCCCCCTTACCAACAACGAATACGGATATGCTAAAGATAATTACCGCGTATTTTTAGACAATGAAGTTATTTTAAAAGCCGACCCAAAAACTTTTATCGTCTTAGAATTTCCCTACGCGCGCGATGGGGAACATATCTTTAACGGCAATTTGCCCATGAACTTAAACAAAAACGAACTTGACGAATTTAAGGTAACGAATAAAGATAAATATATGAAAGGCACTAAATCAATTAGCTTACTATCTGAGTTTCTGAAATTTAATCCAGATTACCAATGGATTGAAAACTTAGAAGATATTGAAGTTAAATGGGTAATTACAGGGCCCGGAGGTACAGCCGAAACGAATACAAAAAAATTCATCGGCTTACAAGAAGCCAAATAA
- a CDS encoding DUF1003 domain-containing protein, translating to MKISSISNKEIPKGEEVKGQDVREGVFDFIQLNFPEFDKDSYITLPEPNHYRRQYLTSLILQEKGELAAIDKDVMEAIKNNSILSENIQDEIEGDLSFEQKIADQVAAFGGSWTFIIMFFAFIVIWMLINIWFLATKPFDPYPFILLNLLLSCLAAIQAPIIMMSQNRQEQKDRQRGEHDYKINLKAELEIKLLSEKIDHLLVHQSKKLLEIQEVQIDYLEDLMKEIRKK from the coding sequence ATGAAAATTAGCAGTATCAGCAATAAAGAAATTCCAAAAGGCGAAGAAGTTAAAGGACAAGACGTAAGAGAAGGAGTTTTTGACTTTATACAGTTAAATTTTCCGGAATTCGACAAAGATTCCTACATAACATTGCCAGAGCCAAACCATTACCGGAGACAATATTTGACCTCCTTAATTCTGCAAGAAAAAGGCGAATTGGCAGCCATTGACAAAGATGTGATGGAGGCTATAAAAAACAATTCTATCCTTTCTGAAAATATCCAGGATGAAATTGAAGGCGACCTAAGCTTTGAGCAAAAAATTGCCGACCAAGTGGCCGCTTTTGGCGGTAGTTGGACGTTTATCATCATGTTTTTTGCTTTTATTGTAATTTGGATGCTAATTAATATTTGGTTTTTGGCAACAAAACCATTCGACCCGTACCCGTTTATTTTGCTTAACCTGCTCCTCTCTTGTTTGGCAGCCATTCAAGCGCCAATCATCATGATGAGCCAAAATAGGCAAGAACAAAAAGACAGGCAAAGAGGCGAACACGATTATAAAATTAATCTTAAAGCCGAATTAGAAATAAAATTACTAAGTGAAAAAATTGACCATTTGCTTGTTCATCAAAGCAAAAAACTTTTAGAAATTCAAGAAGTACAAATTGACTATTTAGAAGACTTGATGAAAGAAATTAGAAAGAAATAA
- a CDS encoding sigma-54-dependent Fis family transcriptional regulator: MKKVLIIDDEERLRTLLARIIGLEGFEVLQAGDCETALRKLEQNDIDVVFCDVKLPDCNGVELSKKIKDKFQIPEIILLTAYGNIPDGVQAIKNGAFDYITKGDDNNKIIPLLYRAIEKVALTKRVQQLEKQLEDKHSFDNIIGKSKAIQQAIDLAKKVAATDTTVLLTGETGTGKEVFAQAIHQTSQRAKQNFIAINCAAFSKELLESEMFGHKAGAFTGAAKDKKGLFEEANNGTIFLDEIGEMSLELQAKLLRVLETGEFIRVGETKSAKVNVRIVAATHRNLQNEIELGRFREDLFYRISTFQIHLPPLRERVIDIEALANYFVNLLAVKMNKRIKSVSPDFYSALKLHQWKGNIRELKNVIERSVILCEDTLTTDYLPFELQKLDDVKIKNKTLSAFELASVEKLHIQKVLNYTNGNKTEAARLLNIATTTLYRKLEDYKII; the protein is encoded by the coding sequence GTGAAAAAAGTTTTAATCATAGACGACGAAGAAAGACTAAGAACGCTGCTGGCAAGAATAATTGGCCTTGAAGGGTTTGAAGTGCTTCAAGCGGGCGATTGTGAAACAGCTTTGCGAAAATTAGAGCAAAATGATATTGACGTAGTCTTTTGCGATGTAAAATTACCCGATTGCAATGGCGTTGAACTGTCAAAAAAAATAAAAGACAAATTTCAAATACCCGAAATCATTCTGCTAACTGCTTACGGCAATATCCCCGATGGCGTTCAGGCCATTAAAAATGGGGCTTTTGACTATATTACCAAAGGCGATGACAACAATAAAATTATTCCCTTGCTTTACCGCGCCATAGAAAAAGTGGCCTTAACAAAACGGGTGCAACAACTTGAAAAGCAATTAGAAGACAAACATTCTTTTGACAATATCATTGGCAAATCAAAGGCCATTCAACAAGCCATTGATTTGGCAAAAAAAGTTGCTGCTACCGATACAACCGTTTTATTGACCGGCGAAACCGGAACCGGAAAAGAAGTTTTCGCTCAAGCTATTCATCAGACAAGCCAAAGAGCTAAACAAAACTTTATTGCTATAAATTGCGCTGCCTTTTCAAAAGAACTGTTAGAAAGTGAAATGTTTGGGCACAAAGCCGGAGCATTTACAGGCGCTGCCAAAGATAAAAAAGGGCTATTTGAAGAAGCAAATAATGGCACCATCTTCTTAGACGAAATTGGCGAAATGTCCTTAGAGCTACAAGCCAAACTGTTAAGAGTTTTGGAAACTGGCGAATTCATTCGTGTGGGCGAAACAAAATCAGCAAAGGTAAATGTTCGCATTGTTGCAGCGACACACCGAAATTTGCAAAATGAAATTGAGTTAGGGCGTTTCCGCGAAGATTTATTTTACCGCATTTCTACATTTCAAATACATTTGCCCCCACTTCGCGAAAGAGTAATAGATATTGAAGCCCTTGCTAACTATTTTGTAAATCTTTTAGCCGTCAAAATGAACAAACGGATTAAGTCTGTTTCTCCGGATTTTTACTCGGCCTTAAAATTACATCAATGGAAAGGAAATATCCGCGAATTGAAGAACGTAATCGAAAGAAGTGTTATTCTTTGTGAAGACACGCTCACAACAGATTATCTACCGTTTGAATTACAAAAGCTCGATGACGTAAAAATAAAAAACAAAACGCTTTCGGCCTTTGAATTGGCAAGTGTCGAAAAATTGCACATTCAAAAAGTGCTAAACTATACCAACGGCAACAAAACCGAAGCAGCCCGGCTGCTTAATATTGCCACCACCACCCTTTACCGCAAGTTAGAAGACTATAAAATAATCTAA
- a CDS encoding phosphoribosylpyrophosphate synthetase, protein MEIYSNIIEALDGLKKQGYVEDFNLRENCLACKNNQIEVFHHEFVIDKWFRFEGNDSSANDSSIVYAISSEKYGLKGTLINAYGMYADRTTNEILSKLQLA, encoded by the coding sequence ATGGAAATATATAGCAATATTATAGAAGCGTTAGACGGCTTAAAAAAACAAGGCTACGTAGAAGATTTTAATCTTAGGGAAAACTGCCTTGCATGTAAAAACAATCAAATCGAGGTGTTCCATCATGAATTTGTAATTGATAAATGGTTTCGCTTTGAAGGAAACGATTCCAGCGCCAATGATTCCTCCATTGTCTATGCCATTTCATCAGAAAAATACGGATTAAAAGGCACCCTAATAAATGCCTACGGCATGTATGCCGACCGAACGACAAACGAAATATTATCTAAACTACAATTAGCATAA
- a CDS encoding pirin family protein: MQSNVGLVLAEKAANIGNFMVGRLLPFHQKRAVGPFVFIDHMGPACLKEHQNLDVPSHPHIGISTLTYLFDGAIFHRDSLGNATEIKPEEVNWMTAGKGVVHSERTPEYLRKVDKFLHGFQIWIALPKELEQTEPSFFHFNKEDIPTWQENDIFYKLIAGEIAGKKSPVPVHSPLYFIEVKTKTAQKINIGNKLFGEVGMYVLAGTVKIEGNDYGSKQLLVAKNASLCEFQTNGETTLYLFGGKPFEEKRFMFWNFVHSDKDILEQAKLNWKNQNLEAFPKIPNDEKEFVPLPEKE; this comes from the coding sequence ATGCAATCGAATGTAGGACTTGTTTTGGCCGAAAAAGCAGCTAATATTGGCAATTTTATGGTGGGCAGGCTTTTGCCATTTCATCAAAAAAGAGCTGTTGGCCCTTTTGTTTTTATTGACCACATGGGGCCAGCCTGTTTAAAGGAGCACCAAAACCTCGATGTACCCTCGCATCCGCATATTGGCATTTCTACCCTTACCTACCTATTCGATGGGGCAATTTTCCACCGCGATAGCTTAGGAAATGCCACCGAAATTAAACCGGAAGAAGTGAATTGGATGACCGCCGGAAAAGGAGTGGTTCATTCTGAAAGAACGCCCGAATATTTAAGAAAGGTAGATAAATTTTTACACGGTTTTCAAATTTGGATTGCCCTTCCAAAAGAATTAGAACAAACTGAACCTTCATTTTTTCATTTCAACAAAGAAGACATTCCTACATGGCAAGAAAACGACATTTTTTATAAACTGATAGCCGGAGAAATTGCGGGCAAAAAATCTCCGGTTCCGGTGCATAGCCCCTTATATTTTATCGAGGTAAAAACGAAAACCGCTCAAAAAATAAATATAGGCAACAAACTTTTTGGCGAGGTCGGTATGTATGTTTTAGCAGGAACGGTAAAAATTGAAGGCAACGACTATGGAAGCAAACAATTACTTGTGGCAAAAAATGCTTCGTTGTGCGAGTTTCAAACAAACGGCGAAACCACACTCTATCTTTTTGGAGGTAAACCTTTCGAAGAAAAACGCTTTATGTTTTGGAATTTTGTACACTCAGACAAAGATATTTTAGAACAAGCTAAATTAAATTGGAAAAACCAAAATTTAGAAGCCTTTCCAAAAATACCAAACGACGAAAAAGAATTTGTACCACTTCCCGAAAAAGAATAA
- the kdpB gene encoding potassium-transporting ATPase subunit KdpB: MSKNKNTSLFQAELMNESFKQSFVKLNPKIMFRKPIMFTVWIGTIIMLFVSLWTLSGATGQGSFAYNFTVFVVLFLTLLFANFAEAIAEARGKAQADSLRKTREETPAKVVKSEMSEVISLSSLDSSHILHLTSNNLKKGDIFLCEAGDIIPTDGEIIEGLATIDESAITGESAPVIREAGGDKSSVTGGTKVLSDKIKVVVTTQPGESFLDKMIALVEGASRQKTPNEIALTILLAGFTLLFIIVTVTLKPFADYANTPITIAAFISLFVCLIPTTIGGLLSAIGIAGMDRALRANVITKSGKAVETAGDIDVLLLDKTGTITIGNRKATNFYAANGIEKEQLVKAAVLSSLADETPEGKSIIELSKMLDVKSEMDSNHFHFTSHFSHLTKDISHQIKFTAETRSSGVDMKDGTRIRKGASDAIKNLVEKAGNIFPDEIVEKVNIISSNGGTPLVVSENEKVIGVIELQDIIKPGIRERFERLRKMGIKTVMVTGDNPLTAKFIAEKAGVDDFIAEAKPEDKMNYIRKEQGEGRLVAMMGDGTNDAPALAQADVGVAMNSGTQAAKEAGNMVDLDNDPTKLIEVVEIGKQLLMTRGTLTTFSIANDVAKYFAIIPALFITSIPALQGLNIMNLHSPESAILAAVIFNAIIIPLLIPLALKGVAYKPIGASALLRRNLFIYGLGGIIVPFIGIKLIDMAVSVFM; the protein is encoded by the coding sequence ATGTCGAAAAATAAAAATACATCCTTGTTTCAAGCCGAGTTAATGAACGAATCTTTCAAACAATCTTTCGTAAAGCTCAACCCTAAAATTATGTTCCGCAAACCAATCATGTTTACAGTTTGGATTGGAACAATTATTATGCTTTTTGTTTCGCTTTGGACTTTATCCGGTGCAACAGGGCAAGGCAGTTTTGCCTACAACTTTACTGTTTTTGTGGTACTGTTCCTCACTTTATTGTTCGCAAATTTTGCCGAAGCCATTGCCGAAGCAAGAGGTAAAGCACAAGCTGATAGTTTAAGAAAAACCCGCGAAGAAACGCCTGCAAAAGTTGTGAAAAGTGAAATGTCGGAAGTGATAAGTTTAAGTTCTCTTGATTCATCTCACATTTTACATCTCACATCTAACAATCTTAAAAAAGGTGATATTTTCCTTTGCGAAGCCGGTGATATTATTCCTACAGATGGCGAAATTATTGAAGGACTTGCAACCATTGATGAAAGTGCCATCACCGGAGAAAGTGCTCCTGTAATTCGGGAGGCCGGCGGCGATAAATCTTCTGTAACCGGCGGAACAAAAGTGTTGAGCGACAAAATAAAAGTAGTTGTTACCACACAACCCGGAGAAAGTTTTTTAGATAAAATGATTGCCTTGGTTGAAGGGGCAAGTCGCCAAAAAACACCCAACGAAATTGCCTTGACAATTTTATTGGCCGGCTTCACCTTATTATTTATCATCGTAACGGTAACGTTAAAACCATTTGCCGATTATGCAAACACACCTATAACTATTGCGGCATTTATTTCACTTTTCGTTTGTTTAATCCCTACAACCATTGGTGGACTACTTTCTGCTATCGGTATTGCCGGAATGGACAGAGCTTTGCGTGCCAATGTAATTACCAAAAGCGGAAAAGCCGTTGAAACAGCCGGTGATATTGATGTGCTACTTTTAGACAAAACCGGAACCATTACAATTGGTAACAGAAAGGCAACAAATTTTTATGCTGCAAACGGAATTGAAAAAGAACAATTGGTGAAAGCCGCAGTTTTAAGTTCATTGGCCGATGAAACTCCGGAAGGAAAATCAATTATTGAGTTGAGTAAAATGTTAGATGTGAAAAGTGAAATGGATAGCAACCACTTTCATTTTACATCTCACTTTTCACATCTAACAAAAGACATTTCACACCAAATAAAGTTTACAGCCGAAACCAGGTCTAGTGGTGTTGATATGAAAGATGGCACCCGTATTCGCAAAGGTGCCAGCGATGCCATTAAAAATCTTGTAGAAAAAGCAGGAAATATTTTTCCGGATGAAATTGTAGAGAAAGTGAACATCATTTCAAGCAATGGAGGCACTCCGCTTGTAGTTTCTGAAAACGAAAAAGTAATTGGAGTAATTGAATTGCAAGACATTATTAAGCCTGGTATCCGGGAACGTTTTGAGCGCTTACGCAAAATGGGTATCAAAACCGTAATGGTTACAGGCGATAACCCTTTGACTGCAAAATTCATTGCCGAAAAAGCAGGGGTGGATGATTTTATTGCCGAAGCAAAACCGGAAGACAAAATGAATTACATCCGGAAAGAACAAGGCGAAGGCAGATTAGTAGCGATGATGGGAGATGGCACAAACGATGCACCAGCCCTTGCACAAGCCGATGTTGGCGTAGCCATGAATAGCGGAACACAAGCCGCTAAAGAAGCTGGCAATATGGTGGACTTAGATAACGACCCCACCAAACTGATTGAAGTAGTAGAAATCGGTAAACAATTATTGATGACCAGAGGAACGCTTACAACTTTTAGCATAGCCAACGATGTAGCAAAATATTTTGCCATCATCCCTGCACTATTTATTACATCTATTCCAGCATTGCAAGGCTTAAACATTATGAATTTGCACTCGCCCGAAAGTGCTATACTCGCTGCTGTAATTTTCAATGCCATCATCATTCCATTACTCATTCCATTGGCATTAAAAGGCGTGGCGTACAAACCCATCGGCGCTAGTGCATTACTGAGAAGAAACCTTTTCATTTATGGCTTAGGTGGCATCATCGTTCCATTTATCGGAATAAAATTAATTGACATGGCAGTCAGCGTGTTTATGTAA
- the kdpF gene encoding K(+)-transporting ATPase subunit F, whose translation MIALFIIAIAVFGYIVYVLLNPEKF comes from the coding sequence ATGATTGCATTATTCATTATCGCTATCGCAGTTTTCGGCTACATAGTTTACGTACTGCTAAATCCGGAAAAATTTTAA
- the kdpA gene encoding potassium-transporting ATPase subunit KdpA, producing the protein MNTEILGIIAMFGLTFLLAIPLGKYIAKVYGGEKTILDPLFNPLERLFYKFSGINPKTEMNWKEHLVALLSINLLWFLMSMAILMNMSWLPLNPDGNPSQSADLAFNTTISFLVNCNLQHYSGETGISYLGQIWLMFLQFVTAGIGMAAAAIVFKAFREKTTTELGNFYDFFLKSCTRILLPISLIVAAILVFEGTPMTFEGKDTITNLQGDTVQVSRGPVAAFVPIKHVGTNGGGFFGANSAHPLENPTYLTNMTEMFAQFIIPMAMIFAFGFFIRRKKFAWMIFGVMTIGFWLLAAPNIAMEMNGNPAIAKMGIDNSLGAMEGKEVRIGAAASGFWSIVTTVISTGSVNSMHDSSMPLSGMNELLAMMINAFYGGVGVGILNIFIFIILAVFISGLMVGRTPEFLGKKIEAREVKIVMIIALAHPFIILVGTALGAAFPSVGSVAISNPGFHGFSQMLYEYTSSAANNGSGFEGLGDNTPFWNISTGIVLILGRFVPIIGPVAIAGLLAQKKYIPESAGTLKTDTATFGIMVFAVIAIIAALSFFPALALGPIAEYFSLK; encoded by the coding sequence ATGAACACAGAAATACTTGGTATAATAGCAATGTTTGGACTTACCTTTTTATTGGCAATTCCGCTCGGAAAATACATTGCAAAAGTTTACGGTGGCGAAAAAACAATACTCGACCCCCTCTTCAATCCATTAGAACGTTTGTTCTACAAATTTTCCGGAATAAACCCAAAAACCGAAATGAACTGGAAGGAGCATCTTGTTGCGCTGCTAAGCATCAACTTACTGTGGTTTTTAATGAGCATGGCAATACTGATGAATATGAGTTGGTTACCATTAAATCCGGATGGAAACCCAAGCCAGTCAGCAGATTTAGCTTTTAACACCACTATTTCATTTTTGGTAAACTGTAATTTACAACACTATTCCGGAGAAACCGGTATCAGCTATTTGGGGCAAATTTGGCTCATGTTTTTACAATTTGTAACTGCCGGAATTGGTATGGCTGCTGCTGCTATAGTTTTTAAGGCATTCCGTGAAAAAACAACAACAGAATTGGGCAATTTCTACGACTTCTTTTTAAAATCATGTACTAGAATTTTATTGCCTATTTCATTAATTGTGGCTGCCATATTGGTATTTGAAGGAACACCCATGACCTTTGAAGGCAAAGACACCATCACCAATTTACAAGGCGATACCGTACAGGTTTCTCGTGGCCCTGTTGCTGCATTTGTTCCTATTAAACACGTAGGCACAAATGGCGGTGGTTTCTTTGGTGCAAACAGTGCACACCCGTTAGAAAACCCGACCTACCTAACTAATATGACAGAAATGTTTGCCCAATTTATAATACCAATGGCAATGATTTTTGCTTTCGGATTTTTTATCCGCAGGAAAAAATTTGCATGGATGATTTTTGGAGTAATGACCATAGGCTTTTGGTTGCTTGCCGCTCCAAACATTGCTATGGAAATGAACGGTAACCCGGCAATTGCCAAAATGGGAATAGATAATTCGCTTGGCGCAATGGAGGGCAAAGAAGTGAGAATTGGCGCAGCAGCATCCGGATTTTGGAGCATTGTAACAACTGTAATTTCTACCGGAAGCGTCAACTCTATGCACGACAGTTCTATGCCTTTATCGGGCATGAATGAATTGCTTGCCATGATGATTAATGCCTTTTATGGCGGCGTGGGTGTGGGTATTCTAAATATTTTCATTTTTATCATTTTGGCTGTATTTATAAGCGGATTGATGGTGGGCAGAACCCCCGAATTTTTAGGAAAAAAGATAGAAGCACGCGAGGTAAAAATTGTCATGATCATTGCCTTAGCACATCCATTCATTATTTTGGTTGGAACCGCCTTGGGAGCAGCATTTCCAAGCGTGGGCTCCGTTGCCATCAGCAATCCGGGCTTTCACGGATTTAGCCAAATGTTGTATGAATATACTTCTTCGGCTGCCAATAACGGAAGCGGGTTCGAAGGTTTAGGCGACAATACCCCGTTTTGGAATATTTCTACCGGGATAGTGCTAATATTAGGCAGGTTTGTGCCAATAATAGGCCCAGTGGCTATTGCAGGGCTTTTGGCACAGAAAAAATATATTCCGGAAAGCGCAGGCACACTCAAAACCGATACCGCCACATTTGGTATCATGGTTTTTGCTGTCATTGCCATAATTGCCGCTTTATCATTCTTCCCTGCTTTGGCATTAGGCCCAATTGCTGAATATTTTTCTTTGAAGTAA
- a CDS encoding WG repeat-containing protein, translating to MNNVLIAIYFMFGCSFLSCSKPQIFQISPQFEAVLPFKNGIAAVSQNGLWGIINTEGKWVITPQYKQATLPNDAVYLLTNQANETFQVVKSALSGEWQTLPFEEKNIITNTSLGSRTLFKEGNKYGLIDEKNKLILEAVYDTITYIGEDLFIAHNNNGDQLIHASGKKLTPIYAEISPEIKFDRIRFRQNEQYGILSKDGTVILKPSWWLLEIVGRNIIACTEGGDYTLHTDQLKQLSDFKFSYITFLENGNWLARAREEGICKIFDADGKLIAEDITASDGKMMFGMLPAKINKTGWTYIDSWGKQTLPKNFGFCRNFLAQRKSYFYKTKRNKPKQQRLN from the coding sequence ATGAATAATGTTTTAATAGCAATATATTTTATGTTCGGATGCAGTTTTTTGTCGTGCAGCAAGCCGCAAATATTTCAAATATCGCCCCAGTTTGAAGCAGTATTGCCCTTCAAAAATGGTATTGCCGCAGTAAGTCAAAACGGGCTTTGGGGCATCATAAACACCGAGGGCAAATGGGTCATTACGCCTCAATACAAACAGGCAACCTTGCCAAACGATGCCGTTTACCTACTTACCAACCAAGCAAACGAAACTTTTCAGGTTGTAAAATCAGCACTCTCCGGCGAATGGCAAACTCTTCCTTTTGAAGAGAAAAATATAATAACCAATACTTCGTTAGGTTCGCGTACCTTATTTAAAGAAGGCAATAAGTACGGCTTAATAGACGAAAAAAACAAACTAATTCTTGAAGCAGTTTACGACACCATCACTTATATTGGCGAAGACCTATTTATTGCGCATAATAACAACGGAGACCAACTCATCCACGCAAGCGGAAAAAAATTAACCCCTATCTATGCCGAAATTAGTCCGGAAATTAAATTTGACCGGATTCGATTTCGCCAAAACGAGCAGTATGGAATTTTATCGAAAGATGGCACCGTAATTTTAAAACCCAGTTGGTGGTTATTAGAAATTGTAGGCCGCAATATAATAGCTTGCACCGAAGGTGGCGACTACACCCTACACACCGACCAACTGAAACAACTGTCTGATTTCAAGTTCAGCTATATTACATTTTTAGAAAACGGGAATTGGCTGGCAAGGGCGCGCGAGGAAGGCATTTGCAAAATATTTGATGCAGATGGTAAACTTATAGCCGAAGACATTACAGCAAGCGATGGCAAAATGATGTTTGGCATGTTGCCCGCAAAAATAAATAAAACCGGATGGACCTATATTGACAGTTGGGGCAAACAGACATTACCCAAAAATTTTGGATTTTGTAGAAACTTTTTGGCCCAACGGAAAAGCTATTTTTATAAAACCAAACGGAATAAGCCCAAACAACAAAGGCTTAATTGA
- a CDS encoding four helix bundle protein, whose translation MKPHKKLHCWVKSFDFVKEMYSLTATFPTDEKFGLVSQIRRAAVSVPVNIAEGAARKSKKEFIHFLHISLGSLTELDTLILLSVELDFISKTDASKYIDELDIIGKLIYGLIKKLGQEL comes from the coding sequence ATGAAGCCACATAAAAAATTGCATTGCTGGGTGAAGAGTTTTGATTTTGTGAAAGAGATGTACTCACTTACCGCTACTTTTCCAACAGATGAAAAATTTGGATTGGTTTCACAAATTAGAAGAGCCGCTGTGTCAGTTCCAGTAAACATTGCAGAAGGTGCAGCACGAAAAAGCAAAAAAGAATTTATCCATTTTTTACACATCTCTTTGGGCTCACTAACAGAATTAGATACACTAATTTTATTAAGTGTTGAATTAGATTTTATTTCTAAAACTGATGCTTCAAAATATATTGATGAACTTGACATCATTGGTAAATTAATTTATGGTTTAATCAAAAAACTCGGACAAGAATTATAA